The Pseudopipra pipra isolate bDixPip1 chromosome Z, bDixPip1.hap1, whole genome shotgun sequence nucleotide sequence TAAATACAGTCACAGAATTCATTAGACCTGTGATCTGCAGTGTCAACTACATCCTTTGAGAAAGGAATTGGGATTGGACTCATTTGTGTCATGTTATGTTGCTTCCTTTACACAGACAGTCAGACCTTCTTTTTTATGCCAAAGGAGGGGTTTTCCTTTGTGAGAAAGGTAGCTGAACTGACCATACAGAAAACATACGAGACAAAgcaacatttttctgttttggctGGCTTGAAATGCCAGAACTGACATGCCTAGAGCTCGAATAAGTAATATTCAGAGATAAATAATTAGTGAGAAAAAATCCCTACTAACTCTCAAATATAAAGTTCCAACATTATTTACTCACCTACTGTAACGTGAAAAGATTCAGGGCTCTGAGGATGTTCTTCACTTTCACAAGATTCGTGGTTGAGATttaagttttgtttctttttaacatgAGCTATCACGAAGAAACACAACCCAGTGAGCACAATCAAAGGTCCCATGATTTGAAGTGACAGGAATCCACAGCCCTGGAGGTTCACATCAGAACTGCCGGTGTGGTTGAATTGTACGGTATGCCAGCCAGGGCTGCAACCAGGAACCCAAATTCCCAGGATGCTAATGAGCATTCCACTAGTTAAAAACAGGAATCCAAATATGAGAAACTGGGCAAACTGACAGTTCCCATGGCAAAAAACAAGGCTGTACACCTGCTCATTTTGCAATTGTCTTTGTCTCATATACATCTTGGCCCTTGATCGTGCCAGTAAAACACAAACCAGTCCAGTTACAGCCAGCACTGGCCCAGCAGCCTTAAGGACCTCATTACAGTCACTGAAGGTTCCAGATGGGCATGACTGGAGAATAAAGACTGAAAGCAGGAATCCAGTGCACAGCAACACAGCTccaaaaacaaaaaggaaaaaaataagtttccCATGCTGTCCATTATTTCCTTCACCTCCTGGTGCAGGAACAGCCACTGGATACATTACAACAGAATCTCTTCAAGCAGATGAGTTGTTAGCATTAAATGGCAGCAAACTACAGCAGATCTGTGAACATGAAAATAcacaaatcaaaagaaaaaaaactcagcGAGACTAGCTACATtgtattttctccttccaaatTTGCTACTCAGCTTTTATTGTATACTCTCCTGTACTTTCTCTTTTGTAGTACCTCCACTATGGATTACAGGGCCTAATCAAGTCTGCTGATGTTAAATGCCAATAAAAAGACTGAACTTGCTTTACAGTTATACTTAAATCAACTGTAATTGCTGTTGCACAGCTAAATGAATTGTTTCTTTAGAGAAACAGTCTTATGATTAAGGGGACATTATTTTCAAAGGCTGAAAATTTGGAACAAGCACAGGTTAGCTTTCCCCTTGAAAACAGAAAGCTACAGGAAACTTCTGTGACCAGCAGGGAGTGACAGCTTTTGAGAGACAGTATCCTACTGCAAATAAGCAATGACTATTGGACTTTTTAACCAAGCAAATCTTCTAGTACATACCTTTTCAAAGCACATAAGTCTTGCTTCTCCTTCTACAAGCAATAAAgtcctttctgtttctcttcttaAATAAGCTTCCTGTCCTATACAATTGCAAAAGTAAACATAGAGAAgatttttcattctgttctgAAATgaccaaaaaaccaccaaaccccaacccccccccatTATAAATACCACATAGTTCAACTCTCTCTGATTCCATAGTTAGAGTTAGTAAGCATAGTGCTCCTACACTTCAACTTCCCCTGCTTCTGAATCCTTTGTCTGTGTTccaaaaatctttaaaaagaaattaacaaaGGCAGCTTGCAGAAGGCTTGTGAGCCCACAAGAGTCTAGATTCAGAAGTAAAgtagaagaaaatagaaaatagtgTTGAGGCCAATAACAGCTCATATGGTACTATGGATAACAAATCTGCTGGATGTGGGTAAACTGCAGCTGGGAAAGCCTGACTGAAAGTTAGAAGAGAGTTCCATTCAGTGagctctaggaaaaaaaaagtaaaaattctgCCATTACTGACAAGGAATTTTGTGCTGCTCTGACACACTGGACTACAGGGCTCAGATGAACATCTGTACTCACCTCCATGGTGAATAGCAACCACGGAGATCTTGGCTACCATCCATCAAAAGCCAACCTGAAACACAGGGGAAGTTCAgactacagaaaagaaaagtCTCATGGATAAACCATGAAAAAAGCCATTCCATACCAAGTGTAGGAAGTAAGCATGCTCATGCTGCACTGTTTTACTACTGCCCTCTTCCCCTTACTAGCAGTCTCCTGTGACAAAGAATTTCACCTATGAATTAGATATATGAGGAAGGATATATATAGGGACTGGTGAAGTTTGTCACAGATGGAAGCAGGAAATTGACTTAATTACTGCTGTTTGTTAGTTAACCTTCAGCCTTTTCTCTACCAGCTTCCACTGCCCTGCTACTAATTCAGATGACTGGAAGCTAAAAAAAGTCCAGTTAGATTGGATCCTCCTTACACATGCCTCACCAACAGTTATTccccaagaaaaacaaagtatcATGAGATTTCTGGAAGCAAACTGTTGAACATGCATCAGCCACAACATGCTTTGTGTCACTCCCCAGTAACTGCAGCGCCCCACTGggatgaaaacaaaacacaaccataAAACCCCCTAGTCACTCAAATACATAATTAGTTATCTGCAATGCAAGGAAATCTATTCAGTCACTACTTAGCCACTTGTAAGAGCAGAATCCAAATAAAGAATTGGCTGAGCAGACACACGAATGATGAAGTTACAACAGGTTTTACTGTTAAACATCAAACGAGGTCCACCAACAGCACAGGAGAAGGCAGAGCATATCACACAGGTAAAAGGCACAGTAAGCACAAGACTTGACAGTAAGGAAACACAGCTAGAAGGCCACTCCAGGAAGCAACAAAATCTCCTATCTGGCTATCTTGAATAGTAAAACTGAAGGACCTTCCCTTAATGTGTTCCATTACTGTGATCAGTTAATTTGTAAACTATGTCTGCAAAGTGTTTCTTCAAGGTTCTGAACTCAGTCTAGCCCTCTACTAAGACTGATCTGAAAAACTGCTTACTGAGGCTCCCTTGGTAGAAGAGTCAGAttcacactggggaaaaaaattggttATAAAGAGCACCAAAGATAGGACAGcttgtcacaaaaaaaaaaaagaaactacagAAATTCTGATTGATTTCAAATGGAAGACCTTTACTTCAGCACACTTTCAATACTGCACGAGCTACAGTCAGTCTGAAGGCTCTTCTTCTGAGCAGAGAAAATGGATTGGGTTGGTCACCCTTCCTTGATTACAGTGGTCTTTCCTAAGTTAATAAAATTGTTTCTGATAACTGCATATGCTCCTTCCTGTCTAGAAATTTTCCCTATTCTCGTAAATTATCCAAGGTGGTTGAGATTTACTGACTTACCAACACATACACAAAACTGACTAAAGGGCCTCtgaaacacacacagacaaaaaaaacaccaccaaaaaaaaaaaaaatcccaacaaaaccCAGTTCCAGACACAACTGTCTTGAGATATTTTTCTGCTGAGGCACATTAACCATTGTAACAACAACACATTATAATTAGACAGAACTCTAAAGCCTTTCTTTGCAGTTCCCTCTAGGGAAGAAAACACGGACATAAGTACAAGTAAATtaggacaaaagaaaaaaatgtgaggggggaagaagaagtaaatacaaatgtatagccctcaaaaagaaaaatctagaGATTTGTTCTCGTTACTCCAACACAGCGCCTGCTTCTCTTTCACCAATCTTGTTGTTATGAGATTAAGTTAAAACACACATTAGAAATTAAGCTTGTGCATATTTTTTCAATTCTTTCAGGCCACAAAAGAAGGAACATTTACAACAGTCTGTTGTGGCTTTGAAGATGAAAGCCACAGATTTTGTGCTGCAAAATCCAAGAGAGGACTAATTTTCATTTACACTATCAtgaaatttaaacagaaaacccCACGCAAGATTAAGCTTTATTTCTTGTGTTTCAATAAAAAGTATCTTAACAAAGAAGTAAGCCTTAAATTGACTGTGTGTTTGAAATATTTCCACTAGATCTGATATCCCCACAGGCATATTGATATAGGGGAATTTACCtatggggaaaagggaattgGAAACATAGCTGGTAATGGAAGTCTGGATATAGGCTTAACTTAAATTATATAGTGCTTTACCTTTTTCTAAGTCAGGCCCATGCCAGGTATATGGAACAGGAAATAACATCACAACTTCTTACCACTTCTGTGTGTAACAGTTGTATTATAACTTTCACATTATGGACAACTTCAATAATTTGTAAACATTTCTAATACAATTCTTCTTCAGCCTTCAGAGGACAAAAGAGTCCTATTGTCCAAGATTTCCACTGCAAACAGCAGGGCTATAAATTTACTTTCCTCTTACTCATATGAAATTTGATAGCCTCATGCAGACATTATGAATTCAGGaacacagaattaaaaagaaaaaaaaaaaagcattggaAGAATTACAACACTGCTAACCCTCTGTTTTATGATTCCCAGACTAGGCCCAGTTCTCCCTCTCAGGTCTAGTCTGTATTGCTATTTCAAAAACTATAATACCCTGTCAGCTGTAGTCCACAATGGAAATCCCAGTAGAATTTTCAAGCCATCCTTTTCAAGGACTTCAAGTTTTCCACTTTTTCCAAAGTTTGAACTGCTATTGGGAAGTTGCCACTGCGTGATTATTTTTTGTcatgtcttcttttatttttcttcccaggtTTCAAATTAAATCACAATTCCTTATAGGTCAAGCTACCTGTAAGGAAAAATTCTCTTGACTTCATTCAGTTTAACTTCCATGTCAAAACATGAATGGCTCCCTACTTCTTCTCATTCCCTGTGTctaatttccttctttgttcTCATCTGCCTCCGTACCCACataattttctgttctttacaCACACAGAGTTTCCCCCTGGACTGGACTCTTAACCTGACATTCAGCAGAGACACCCATCAATGAGTACAGCTGATTAAACTAAACTGGAATGTGCAACCTTCATCCCCACACTCTTCCCTCCCCATGGAGGAACTTATTTGAAGAACTAGGGGGAGATGCCCAAAGGATGTACTTTCAGTTTTCTACTTTCAAGCAACGTTAAGACTACATACTCTAACAAGTTCCGAGATGTCAAATACATCCAATTTGATCTCTTATGTATGCAGTCTCTAATCAGTGCTTGACAATGCTCTTACGTCACAGAATATACAACTCTGATATCTTAGGAGGAAGATTCCAAGATTTAGACACTGTGCGTAAAGATTACTAAGGAGGGAAACTCTGTCCCAGAAACTCTGCCCATCCAGGTTGACAAAATCATTGTTTCAGCTCACAGTATAGGAAGGGTAATGCTGTGCTATGATTTATGACTTGCAGGTGGGGCAAGAGTCAGTGTCTAGAGAAGTGCTAGAAAACAGCTGCAGTGGGAAATTCCAGAAAGTGGGATCCTGCCAGTCTCCAGACACATGTGCCTCAGGGATCCAGGGATCCTTCTCACCACAAACCAGCACTATCAGGGATTCTGATCTGTGCTAGACAGAATTGCATTCTGCAAAGCTGCCAACTCCTGTCTCTTTGGCCTTCAAGAGAAAAGCAGCTACAGTAAAAGCTGATCCACATATGTTCCTCACTCACTTCATCAGGGAAGAATACTGATGCCGCAGTTGGATGCAAGGATCCCAAACAGTAAGGAGCTTGCAAAACAAAGCTTGGTAACCTGTTGGTTGGATGCCATGCAGGCAACTAGGACAGCACCTAGATTCAAAAATTAGCTCTGAACAGTTCCATGCTTGTGGGTGGGATGCTTTTTATGTGACACACTAGTGGCACACAAGAGCCATGGCAAAACATCTCCTATTTTCTAGAGTACCTGAAGGGAGACTGGGGAGAAGGTAGACACAGTTAAAGCCAGAGCTGACATTTTTCAAACAGGTAACACAAGACAGATCAGTTATGGGAATTCTGTCCCATAGGGCTGATGTACCtcaaagcagcagaaggcaCAAGACAAAGAGACTTACAGATCTTCGATGCACAGGACAGACCATGGAGACCATCAGGGAGATGTTGGGCTCCAAAAGCTACCTGAAGCCATCCTGTCCCAGCTTCTTGAGGCTGGCCTGGGGCATTAAGCCACAGACAACTTAATGGACAAGCAAGTAAGCTCTACTCCATCTAGGAAAGGCAGCATTCCATGGCACACCCCTCCTCATCCACCAGTCACCCTCATCCATCAGGCACGCCCTATTCTAAGTCAATCGGTGTTTTAAGACACGCTAAGGTCTTCAACAGGATGGACTATGTCCCGAAAGCTCCCGTGCATCATTCTGGAGCAAGGAGTGGGACAGGGCAGCCTGTCCACCACCTCTCCGCGAGGGAGCAGCATCTGAGCCTCCTCACCTGTGCACTCCCAGTCGTATGCCAGCATCAGTCACGAGAATACTGTGTGTCAGCAGAATAGCCGAAGAGACCCCATCCTCTCACAGAGATGGCGTAAAGCTCACTGTGGAAGCAGTATGGGGAGCCGTGGGCTCTCCAGGAAGAAGACCGAACACTTACGCTCCTGATAATTCAGACGCCGGTCGGGGGCAGCTCCGCTCGCACCCTGCAGGAGAGTGAAAACACGGGAATGGTGGCGGCTGGGAGACGCGGCACGACCCCGCTCGCCCGCCGCAGCCCCTCGCCGGGGGCAGATGGAGGACGAGCCGCCCCGGCGgcgcccgcccccggccccgcggcccctcTCACCGCGCTCCCGGGCTGCCCCCACACCCGGGACGGACCGTCCCCAACACCCCGGGACCCGACTGTCcccagcccgccccgccatGGCGGCACAGCCGCAGGGCCCCGCGGCCTCCCCGGGCGGCGCGGGCAAAGGCGGCCTGCGAAGAGGCCCCTTGCCCGCCCCCCTCCTACCTTCCCGCGGCGCGAAGGACGCGGCAGCGCAGCCGGCGCCGCTATTTAAGCACCTGCGCCCGGCAGCGCGGGGTAGGGCCCGGCCGAGCCGcccggggcagcggcggcgcaGCAGCACCGCCTCCCCTGTGCCCAGCGCCCCgcccggcggcggccccggccggcCCGGAGGGATGGCGGGATCCTCCCAGCGGGCTGCGAGCCGGCCCGGGGCGGTGCGGGTGTGTACGCTGCCCGGCTGCGACAGCGCCAGGGTGATGTGCAGGAGCACGGGTGCAGGTCGCAGGGCAGGCCTGTGGCAGGCACTGCTAGAGTCTTGTGTACGTAGAAAGGTCTAGGGTGCCCCTGCAATACTGTGGCTTCGAGGTAAGGTAGGTGAGCAGCCCTCTGAGGGAGGTAGTGCCACGTCTCCGACTTCAGGAGCCCTTCTTTTTGTCGTCACTTTAGACTTACCAATGTTTGCCTTACTTCCGCACACTTGGGAACTTGCTAGGCATTAAAGACAGGCAGAGCCTAGATATGacagttttctttcagtgtaGCCACTGGAAACGGGAGAAGATTCCTTCTTGCTAGGTATAGGCAGCATGGAGGAAGAAGCTGGCTCAACTTTTGGAAGTTGAGACAGAGAGCTGTGACATGTAATAAGCAGCTGTGTGAGAGGACAAGGAGCCAGGGAAGAAAGATCAGGATGTGCCACTTGTAAGTGGTGTAGCAGCGGTAGGACACTGGGTGAACGACACTGGGACTAAATCTTGCCCAGCTGGTTAGTGGCAGCCTGGTAGCCAGTGAGGTGTGGGGGAATAGTTTGAGTTTATGCAAGTCAAAACAAGATGAGCCAGAACAGGGATAGAGTGATGCCCAGAAAATAGATGtcaggaggaaaggagagtGGATTAAAGTCTTGCTTGACAGGGAGATAGTTTGGTTACATGGTAAGATTGGGAGGAAATAGTACATATAGGTTTTTGAAGGTGATCTGGATTTATGTCCCGATCTGTTTTATGTCCCAACTCAGCTACCACCGACTGGAAGG carries:
- the TMEM171 gene encoding transmembrane protein 171, coding for MYPVAVPAPGGEGNNGQHGKLIFFLFVFGAVLLCTGFLLSVFILQSCPSGTFSDCNEVLKAAGPVLAVTGLVCVLLARSRAKMYMRQRQLQNEQVYSLVFCHGNCQFAQFLIFGFLFLTSGMLISILGIWVPGCSPGWHTVQFNHTGSSDVNLQGCGFLSLQIMGPLIVLTGLCFFVIAHVKKKQNLNLNHESCESEEHPQSPESFHVTVGDAVMVFPPPPPPYFADPMSPTVTHCLMSSVLPASENPPPYHSIFTNGAQLADDERMVAVRDYETICTISGSSSPSDILPMLYLCSESPPKYEEKASITNNEYSPSSSSSFSSISLATSDISS